ATTGAGCCTCCAAGACTTCTTATCAATGGTATTCAGATAATCACGGTTCCCTATGTATTAGTCGATCACACATGGACGATCTATGACCGAATCACGGGATGGGAGCGGGATGATGATCCCTCCTGTCCATTCAAAATCGATTCCCGCCCCTATGTTCGCGGCAAATATGAAGTCAATGGGTGGGGGCTGGTCAGAGCAAACAACCAGGTAGCAGAGAATGATAAGGTATCGATCCTTCGGGAACAATATTATGATGAGGGTTTTCCCTATTGTCTTCAGGGACCGGATTGCGAATTCATGCGAGATATAGTCTCTGGCATCTATCCCTCTATGTCCGAGTGGTATAACAATTATGGTGCAACGTACGGCAACATGCGGCCCTATGGATTGATCGAGGATCTATATAGCACGGAAGAGTTGGACTTTGCAGAATCCAGGGGTCGGCTTTTGGAGCCCTACGACGTGCCGTTTCATTATGTAGAAGGCCAATAGTTGATCAGGAAGATTTGCCATTGAATGTAATCCTCCAACCTATTCGATTGTTCAAAGCGATTCCTCATGGGGTTAGGATTGTTTTTCTTGTTGGTGCCTTCCTCTTCATTTTGACTGACCTATACCACTGGTCGAAGGTGCAGAATTCTAGTATATGGACATTGTCTGAAAATGGTTTATTATTAAGAGCAAGACATCATTGAGGCAGAGAGAGAAGAGGTGGGGATTCCATAGCTGGGGGGCTATCATGAAAAAAGTCATCTTCTTTTGCCTGATTTGCGCATTCGGGTTCGGTTTCATCTATGCCGCGAACCCTCCAGGCTTGATTAACTACGAAGGAATTCTCCGCGATGATACGGGGGCTCCCCTTGATGGCTCCTATGACATGGTCTTTTCCTTCTTTACCGATGCCGCGGCGGGGGAGGAGATCCTGATCGATTCCCACCTGGCGGCCGGGACCGGTGCCGTGACCGTTTCGGGCGGCTTGTTCAACGTGGCCCTGGGGTCCGGCACGGTGGCCGATGGATCGGGATCGGGTACGTACACTACGCTGGGTGCTGTCTTCGCCAATTATGATTCGGTCTGGCTCCAGGTGAACGTGGGGGGAGAGAACCTTTCTCCCCGAATCCGGGTCCTGGCTTCCTCGTACGCGCAGAATGCTCGATCCCTTCAGGGGGTTGTGAACGTGGATACTAGCGGCCGGGTCGGTATCGGAACCGCCACCCCTTCCGCAGACATGCACATCATGGATGACGGCAATCCTACGCTGATTCTGGACGATACCTTAAACACTAACCAGACCCGGATGCAGTATGCCTATGCCGGTACACCGGCCTGGTCAGCCGGAGTGCAGGGCGGAGATGCAATGAAGTACAAAATTGCCTCGTCGGACGACCTGTCCCTCAATACACGTTTGACGATCCAGACCGATGGAAAGGTAGGCATTGGAACCGAAGATCCCGGGTATCTTCTGGATGTGGATGGTGACATTCGAACGACGGGGAGCCTTCGGGACAGCGCCGGGGATGGGGGAACATCGGGGCAGGTCCTTTCCAGCACCGGATCGGGGATTGACTGGGTCGACCCCGCATCGGTCAATGACGGGGATTGGACAATATCGGAAATGAACCTGTACAACACCCAGCTGGGTTCCGTTGGGATTGGGACCACAACTCCCGAACGAAAGCTCCATGTCTCAGGTGATCTCCTCGTAGAAACGTATGGATCTGAAATTCTGGATCAGGAGCAATCGCTGATTCCATCCCAATGGTCTAACAATGTCGCGTGGCAATCGTTCACTGCGGGAATGGATGGGATTTTGTCGTCCATTGCTGTTCAACTTCGATCACCTTTCAGCGATAACTCCGATTGTCCCACGATTGTGAGAATCTATAGCGGGGAAGGCGCTTCAGGAGCCCTTTTATCTTCTCAAACGATCACATTGAGTGGTGGGTTTTCCTGGCGAAAGATTTCTCTGGCTGTACCGGTTTCTGTCACATCTGGAAACCAGTACACAATATGGATTGATCCTGAAGCGAATGAGCGCGCATGGATTCTGTGCTCTGGTGGGGACCCTTATCCAGGAGGTAGACTTAATTACGCTGCCGATTGGGATGCCACCTTCCGTACTTATATCGGTGGTGGACTTTCCCCGGCATTTCTCGTAACAGATCAAAATAGAGCTGGAATCGGGACTGATAATCCAACCAGTAATCTTCACATGCTTTCTTCCACCACAAACGATGGTCTGACTCTTCAGGTGACAGATAACACCTATAGCCAGGGGCTGATGTTTCAGAATTCGGGGGGTGCCTATACCTGGCGGATGTACCGGAAGGATGTGGGATCCAACCATGCGGACCTTGTCTTTGCCAATGGTGCAGATAGTGATTTGTCTGCATTAATGGATGTTGTGACGTTTGAGCACGGCGGGCAGGTAGGAATTGGCAATTCCGATCCTTCCTATGCGCTGGATGTAACAGGGGATATCCGGACCACCGGGAGCCTTCGGGATGCTGCCGGAGATGCAGGCACATCCGGGCAGATTCTCTCCAGCACGGGAAGCGGGATCGACTGGATTAATCCTTCCACAGTGGAAATCGATCCCCAGGTGAACACGTTGACCTCCGGGAAGTGGTGCATGAGCCCGGACGGCATTGTTGTAGATTGCACGTCGGATTTGCCGGACGACGGAGACTGGACGATTTCGGGAAGTGACATGTATTCTTCCGTGTCCGGGAAGGTGGGGATTGGAACCTCTACTCCCGCGAATAAGATGGATGTCGAAGGAGGTATGGCGATAGGGGCTACCTATTCCGGATCCAGCGCAGCTCCTAATAATGGATTGATTGTACAGGGTAATGTCGGAATCGCAACAGATTCTCCGGCTTCGAAACTCGATGTTCGGGGATCAGTCCGTGCCGGGACAGCGACAGAATACGTGGAAATGGAGCATGGAGGAAGTAACGGGTATATCAACTCCGTGGGTGATGGGAATCTCGATTTACGCCATGACAGCAATACCCTGGTGTCGTTGACCGATGTGGGAAACCTGGGAGTCATGACGTCGTCTCCCGACACCGATCTCCATATCTTCTCCCAGGAAACGAACCAGGGCCTTACCCTGCAGGTGTCCGATAATACGTTCAACCAGGGGATACGGTTCAAGAATTCAGGCAATTCCTATACCTGGCATATTTACCGGAAAGATAGTGGATCAAACCACGCGAACCTCGTGTTTGCCAATGGAGCAGAAACAGACATAGCTGCCCTCACCGATGTTGTGGCCTTTGAAGACGGAGGAAATGTTTTGATTGGTGCTATGAGTGCATCAGCTAGATTGACCGTCAAGGATTCCCTGGCAGTAAAAACTGTGATTGGAGATACCTTGGTATTAAATCAGGAAGATGGAACATGGAACAGTCAATGGACTGGTGGCGTTCTCTGGCAATCGTGGACCAATGGATTCCCTGACGCCTATTGGACGGTTGTCACGCTGGATTGCCGTTCGCCTGTATCCGGAAGTGCCGGTTCCGTGACCCTGCGTTTTTATGAAGGGGAAGGCACCGGGGGTACGCTCCTGACGCAGCAGACCGTCACGATCCCGGATAGTTTTGAGTGGCATTCCTTTACAATAATGGACCCCCCCGCACTGACCCCGGGTACTAAGTACACAGTTGCCATGGTACCGGCATCCAGGGATCAATATTACTGGCGGTCAGATAGCGGGAATCCCTATTCGGGCGGAACAAACAATGCTGATGTTACCGAGGATTTCAGGTTTCGGATCTACCTGGGGCTAAGCACAGGAGTAGGGTTCAAGGTCAATGAGAACGGTTCCGTTGGGGTTCGCACTGAAAATACGCAGGGGTATACGCTTGCCGTCAACGGAACAGCGGCGAAAGTTGGGGGCGGAAACTGGTCAACGTATTCCGATATGGATTTGAAAAAGGTGGAAGATCCCTTTACAAGAGGGCTGGCCGATATCGTGTCCCTAAACCCCTACTATTACCAGTTTGATAAGGACAATCCACTGCATCTACCTTCCGATGGGAAATGGGTGGGTCCCCTGGCGCAGGAGGTCCTGGCGTACATTCCCGAGGCCGTGGAAACCGGAACCAGCGGGTATTACCTGGTCAACAACGAACCGATCTTCTGGGCAATGGTGAACGCAATCAAGGAGCTGGATCAGCGCACGGGAGGACGGTCTGCGGCTCAAAATCGAGCAGTAGAGCGGGATGAGAGTAAGGTGCACGAACAGGCAGCGGAAGATCTGGAGGAGTCTAAGACGGAACGCACGGACCGTGAAACGGGCGCGGAGCGTATGCTCGATCGGCGGCTGGTGGAAGAGATGCTGGTCGCATACCCCGTGGAGGCGGGAGATGTCCTGGTCTTTAATCCCGCCAACGGCGAAGAGCTCTACCCGTGCAGTCTGGAGGCCGACCCGATGGTATTGGGGGTGGCGGCGGAAAGTGGAAGTGGCACTGTAATGACGGTGGTTTCCGGGATTACCCTGGTGAAGGCCGACGCATCCATAGCTCCGATCCGTCGTGGCGATCTCCTTGTGTCTTCTCCGATCCTGGGTCACGCGATGAAGGCTCAACCGACCATGGTTGACGGGTTCCCAATGTATCGAAGTGGTACGCTCATCGGAAAAGCGGTGGATACCCTGGATGCCGGTACAGGAATGATCCGGGTTTTAGTCATGATACGGTGAGAGAGAAAGAGGGGCTGTCCCGTGGGGACATGTACTCGCTACGTGTCCCCGGATAAGTGGACTGTCCCCTTTTTATCTCATACACAACGATTTACATAATAAAAAATAGGGACTGTCCCTATTTTATGGGCGCGATGTTCGTTGAAATATCGTCGTCATTGCGAGTGAAACAAAGTGAAGCGAAGTAATCCCGCAGGTGTTTAGGCCTTCTTGAAAAGATCGCCGCGTCGCCTGGCGGCTCCTCGCGATGACATATGGGCTGTCATCACGCATACGTTTCATCTTTGGGAAACAGCATTGTCGCCTTGAAAATCTCCAAAACGAGAGGGTGCGGTCTTCCACCTCAATGTGACTTCGATCACAGGCCTTGCCATTCTGCTATGCTATGGTGGCGATGGTGCAGGGGCTTAAGAATTAGCGAATGGGTGGATTTTATGAATTTGTGGGGTTTGGAGGCAGTACGGTTATGAAAAAACTTATTGTTGTTTCATTGTTTTTTCTGGTTTGTATGGTCGGAACCGTGCATCTGGAGGCGACAGGTCTCGGATTACGGGATACCCCTGTTGTGATGGTTCAGGTTCCGAATGGGGGAGAATTCTGGGATTACTCCCCTGATCCTGCCGTACGGCGATCCCATATGATTTCCTGGTCGGCCATCAACGATGCGGGCCCTGTGACACGGGTTCGAATTTCTTACTCCGCCAATGGAGGAACGACATGGACCTGTGTGGCTGATTCCGATGGTACGACCTGTCCGGATCAGAACGTGTCGGGATCCGACCTCCTCCTCCCCGACGATACTTCCTTTGTCTGGGAAATGCCGACATGGGGGGAGGCCGCCGCTGAGGGACAGACATTCCCCAGCGCGTCAGGCAGAATCCTGGTTGAAGCCTGGGATGATATGTTCAACATGGGGCAGGATATCTCCGATGCCAATTTTTACATGATCCAGCCTACGACTTCCAGCATCGAGACCATTATTCTCTGGAATTCGCAAAGAATAGAATCTGTATACGGAGCATCAGATCAACAGGCTCTGGAATTTAAGCTTGAGGAGCTTGCTGCCCACACCTATGTGGAGGGAGAAATTATCGATCTCAGCCTGGTTCCGGCAATTCAGGATGCCTACGCCTGCTGGGACAAATGCTACGACGGGAATGGGTGTACTGATCTGACCGATTGTTCTGTGGCTAGTTTTGATCCCCAGGTCCGTGCGAATGCCCTCGCTGATCTGATACAAGATCGTATCACGTCCCTGGTTACCGCCACCTTTCCCAATGCCCGATCCCTGATCCTCGTGGGGGATGACGTCCAGATTCCCTTTTACCGGATCGGAGAGGGTGTCCTGCTGAAGTCCGAAGAGTCCTATCCTGCAGAAGTTACGATGGATACAGCCCATACGGTGGGTTCCGCCCTGGAGGATGATTACTACCTCACCGACAATTATTACGCAGAGCTGAATCCGGAGCCTACCGGCCTGCCTGCGCCCCATGATCTGATCTACATCCCTGATCTCTACGTAGGCCGCCTGGTAGAAACACCCACACAGATGATGGATGTCATCAATATATTTTTTGCGGTAGACGGTGAAGTCAACCTGACGAATGGATGGATCCCGCAGCTGGTTACCGGTTTTGGTCCTTCGTTCGATACAGGGTTTGCCATTCGGACCGAATTTACCGCAGACGGGCGGCCCATCGATTGTCGCCTGGATAATCCCCTGGGAAGCGGGACGATGATCCCCTGCATCGATCAACCCTATTCCCCCGCGGACCTGGAGGCTTCCCTCTTCCAGGTCGAGCCCTATCCATTGTCGATGATCGGTAATGGTGCCAACCATTACAGCCTGGAGGCTTCCGAACCTTTTGACTCGACGGATACGCTCTATTGCACCGATCCATCCTACGATATTTCGGGATGTTACCCTTCCGGAATTGAAGGGAATGCTCTGGACCTTTCAGGTACCCTGCTTTTCTCTCTTGGAGATCATAACGGTCTGCCTGTACCCGCATCTGATGGCCGCTCCCTGGATCTGACGGAGGAGTTGGCGAAGAAGGGAGTTCTCGGGTTTATTGCCAGTACATCCTATACATGGGTCGCGGAGGAAGGGAAGGGGTACACCGAGAAGATCATGGAGGAACTGATCGGCCAGCTTCTGGACCACACGGAAATGCCCCTGGGGAAGGCTCTGGCCTAT
Above is a genomic segment from Thermoanaerobaculia bacterium containing:
- a CDS encoding tail fiber domain-containing protein, producing the protein MKKVIFFCLICAFGFGFIYAANPPGLINYEGILRDDTGAPLDGSYDMVFSFFTDAAAGEEILIDSHLAAGTGAVTVSGGLFNVALGSGTVADGSGSGTYTTLGAVFANYDSVWLQVNVGGENLSPRIRVLASSYAQNARSLQGVVNVDTSGRVGIGTATPSADMHIMDDGNPTLILDDTLNTNQTRMQYAYAGTPAWSAGVQGGDAMKYKIASSDDLSLNTRLTIQTDGKVGIGTEDPGYLLDVDGDIRTTGSLRDSAGDGGTSGQVLSSTGSGIDWVDPASVNDGDWTISEMNLYNTQLGSVGIGTTTPERKLHVSGDLLVETYGSEILDQEQSLIPSQWSNNVAWQSFTAGMDGILSSIAVQLRSPFSDNSDCPTIVRIYSGEGASGALLSSQTITLSGGFSWRKISLAVPVSVTSGNQYTIWIDPEANERAWILCSGGDPYPGGRLNYAADWDATFRTYIGGGLSPAFLVTDQNRAGIGTDNPTSNLHMLSSTTNDGLTLQVTDNTYSQGLMFQNSGGAYTWRMYRKDVGSNHADLVFANGADSDLSALMDVVTFEHGGQVGIGNSDPSYALDVTGDIRTTGSLRDAAGDAGTSGQILSSTGSGIDWINPSTVEIDPQVNTLTSGKWCMSPDGIVVDCTSDLPDDGDWTISGSDMYSSVSGKVGIGTSTPANKMDVEGGMAIGATYSGSSAAPNNGLIVQGNVGIATDSPASKLDVRGSVRAGTATEYVEMEHGGSNGYINSVGDGNLDLRHDSNTLVSLTDVGNLGVMTSSPDTDLHIFSQETNQGLTLQVSDNTFNQGIRFKNSGNSYTWHIYRKDSGSNHANLVFANGAETDIAALTDVVAFEDGGNVLIGAMSASARLTVKDSLAVKTVIGDTLVLNQEDGTWNSQWTGGVLWQSWTNGFPDAYWTVVTLDCRSPVSGSAGSVTLRFYEGEGTGGTLLTQQTVTIPDSFEWHSFTIMDPPALTPGTKYTVAMVPASRDQYYWRSDSGNPYSGGTNNADVTEDFRFRIYLGLSTGVGFKVNENGSVGVRTENTQGYTLAVNGTAAKVGGGNWSTYSDMDLKKVEDPFTRGLADIVSLNPYYYQFDKDNPLHLPSDGKWVGPLAQEVLAYIPEAVETGTSGYYLVNNEPIFWAMVNAIKELDQRTGGRSAAQNRAVERDESKVHEQAAEDLEESKTERTDRETGAERMLDRRLVEEMLVAYPVEAGDVLVFNPANGEELYPCSLEADPMVLGVAAESGSGTVMTVVSGITLVKADASIAPIRRGDLLVSSPILGHAMKAQPTMVDGFPMYRSGTLIGKAVDTLDAGTGMIRVLVMIR